One region of Syntrophobacter fumaroxidans MPOB genomic DNA includes:
- a CDS encoding glycosyltransferase has translation MSDIVYNFVIPNDLKHSHDDWEPSHKDFHIFNDGRYAWVLLTYYLMKKTGLKARISSSLSFEQINLTHVRTVSEMKVVPPCFLITCLADWTTRVPFRHLDVVQNQLQAGPSAVWIPHWPQAGLLPRAHDRAEVRRAGFLGRVDNETEFKRIGERLRVNGIDFIVRGEETWNNFSDLDLSLSLRFMAPYRIRRKPPTKLINAWLAGVPFVALDEPAFEQIGCNGQDYLGVRTPEEVVEAIIALRENPELYRMLVENGRKKAVEYDWKATTQRWTELLEGPLRERYELWKRRPLFEAVRFRLLHAAWMFWKRSIKVFAHHVHHTRA, from the coding sequence ATGAGTGATATAGTTTACAATTTTGTAATACCAAATGATCTGAAACATAGTCATGATGATTGGGAACCATCGCATAAAGACTTCCATATATTCAATGATGGCCGCTATGCATGGGTTCTTCTTACATATTATTTGATGAAGAAAACCGGCTTGAAGGCTAGAATATCGTCTTCCTTATCATTCGAGCAAATCAATTTGACTCATGTCCGAACCGTATCCGAAATGAAGGTCGTCCCCCCGTGCTTCCTGATCACATGCCTGGCGGATTGGACCACTCGCGTTCCATTTCGACATCTGGACGTAGTGCAGAATCAGCTTCAAGCAGGTCCAAGTGCCGTGTGGATTCCCCATTGGCCTCAAGCGGGGCTTCTGCCGCGTGCCCATGACCGGGCGGAAGTCCGCCGCGCAGGATTCCTTGGCCGCGTCGACAACGAGACGGAATTTAAACGCATTGGTGAGAGGCTTCGCGTGAACGGGATTGACTTCATAGTGCGCGGGGAAGAAACATGGAACAACTTCTCGGATTTGGACTTGTCTCTGAGTCTGAGGTTCATGGCGCCCTACCGCATTCGTCGCAAACCACCCACCAAGCTGATCAATGCATGGTTGGCGGGTGTGCCCTTCGTGGCCTTGGATGAGCCCGCTTTCGAACAGATAGGCTGCAACGGCCAGGACTACCTCGGGGTGCGGACTCCTGAGGAAGTGGTTGAGGCGATCATCGCACTGAGGGAAAACCCCGAGTTGTACCGGATGCTGGTAGAAAACGGTCGGAAGAAGGCAGTCGAATACGATTGGAAAGCAACCACACAAAGATGGACAGAGCTGCTGGAAGGTCCGCTGCGTGAGCGGTACGAGCTCTGGAAGCGTCGTCCGCTGTTCGAGGCGGTGCGCTTCCGACTGCTCCATGCCGCATGGATGTTCTGGAAACGGTCGATAAAAGTCTTCGCGCATCATGTTCACCACACAAGAGCATAG
- a CDS encoding glycosyltransferase family 4 protein has translation MEVLKEAKRLGLFRVLDQTSAPMRHDAELLISESERWPDWSTEADSIYNWLPMAEREEEEWQLADRIICGSEYVAEGIRVLGGPAKKSRVVPYPCDHGMQPPATEHVTPAEKQEKRCGQRSNNLMQSRTRSTAGLHILFAGTLNLRKGLPYLHEAIRLFGAGRAKWRIVGPPAISRQALAMLGRVAEVRGAVPRSEMVEHYAWADILVLPTISEGSANVCYEALARAVPVITTPNAGSIVRDMIDGFIVPVRSPASIAEKLALLEGNPSLLQEMSLRALERSREFTVNTYAFYLENAIKY, from the coding sequence TTGGAGGTCTTGAAGGAGGCGAAAAGACTGGGCCTTTTCCGCGTGTTGGACCAGACCTCCGCCCCGATGCGACACGATGCCGAGTTGTTGATCTCGGAATCCGAACGGTGGCCGGACTGGTCGACCGAAGCCGACTCCATCTACAATTGGCTTCCAATGGCCGAGCGCGAAGAAGAAGAATGGCAACTGGCGGACCGGATTATCTGCGGGTCGGAATATGTAGCGGAAGGCATTCGGGTATTGGGGGGCCCCGCAAAGAAATCCCGCGTGGTCCCTTACCCATGCGATCATGGCATGCAGCCACCGGCAACTGAACATGTCACGCCGGCGGAAAAGCAGGAAAAGCGATGCGGACAGCGGAGCAACAATTTGATGCAAAGCCGCACGCGATCTACAGCCGGGTTGCACATCCTTTTTGCCGGCACACTCAACTTGCGCAAGGGGCTCCCCTATCTTCACGAGGCCATACGGCTATTCGGAGCTGGCCGCGCGAAGTGGCGGATTGTGGGTCCACCTGCGATCAGTCGGCAAGCTCTTGCCATGCTCGGGAGGGTGGCGGAGGTACGAGGGGCAGTGCCGCGCTCGGAAATGGTTGAGCACTACGCGTGGGCAGACATCCTGGTGTTGCCCACCATCTCCGAGGGGTCCGCCAACGTTTGTTATGAGGCACTTGCCCGAGCGGTGCCGGTGATCACGACACCCAATGCCGGCTCCATAGTCCGCGATATGATCGATGGCTTCATCGTCCCTGTTAGATCCCCAGCTTCGATCGCCGAGAAATTGGCTCTCCTGGAAGGAAATCCCTCATTATTACAGGAAATGTCACTTCGGGCTCTTGAACGATCACGAGAATTCACGGTGAATACATATGCATTCTATTTGGAAAATGCCATAAAATACTGA
- a CDS encoding glycosyltransferase, protein MTGTTPTVRVLHCVDALWAGGGARFMQTLIRYQQRRKDCQPALCVFSPRGLEPSNLVNIDDSRSLEFSGSLKDFPGLFRFALNFRSVLRDFQPDIIHSHMWPACRLSALAGAGMGLRHVWHIHDTWPWLWSSRPRARFYRSWTGLAHRLARPRMIAVSGRVAQFTAAHLRWKPDVLTVIPNGVDLSAVQPARSSKHGTGERLVVGMTSLFLPGKGHEVLIQAVAEIVGRGFDVEVRFAGYGSTEARCRALVAELGLENRFDFRGFVNDIPAFLAELDVFVFPSTAREGMPMTILEAMAAGIPVVSAPFDGVAELIGSGQSGVIVPEVTPCALAAVLEDLAQDPQMRLALGSAARERAWMRFGFNRVDEEIAGVYRAALRGRAIL, encoded by the coding sequence ATGACAGGAACAACACCGACGGTGCGTGTCCTCCACTGTGTTGACGCTCTCTGGGCGGGCGGCGGGGCGCGTTTCATGCAAACCCTGATCCGCTACCAACAACGACGAAAAGACTGCCAACCCGCTCTATGCGTGTTCTCACCGCGTGGTCTTGAGCCGTCTAATCTTGTAAATATAGATGATTCCCGGAGCTTGGAATTCTCGGGCAGTTTGAAAGACTTTCCAGGGCTTTTCCGCTTTGCCCTCAACTTCCGGTCCGTTCTGAGAGATTTCCAACCGGACATCATCCATTCCCACATGTGGCCCGCGTGTCGCCTCTCCGCCCTGGCAGGTGCCGGTATGGGCCTCCGCCATGTCTGGCATATCCACGATACCTGGCCGTGGTTGTGGTCGTCACGTCCTAGAGCGCGGTTTTACAGGTCATGGACCGGTCTGGCGCACCGGCTTGCTCGACCGCGCATGATCGCCGTGTCCGGCAGAGTGGCCCAATTCACGGCGGCCCACCTGCGATGGAAACCGGATGTCCTGACCGTAATTCCGAATGGCGTCGACCTCAGTGCCGTTCAGCCGGCACGGAGCTCGAAACACGGAACCGGAGAACGCCTGGTGGTGGGAATGACGTCGCTGTTTCTCCCCGGAAAAGGGCATGAGGTATTGATCCAAGCGGTTGCCGAAATCGTCGGTCGAGGGTTTGACGTTGAGGTCCGATTTGCCGGGTATGGCAGCACCGAAGCCCGATGCCGCGCGCTTGTGGCGGAGCTCGGGCTTGAAAATCGGTTCGACTTCCGAGGATTCGTGAACGACATCCCAGCATTCTTGGCTGAACTGGATGTCTTCGTTTTCCCCTCGACCGCGCGCGAGGGAATGCCGATGACCATCCTTGAAGCGATGGCCGCAGGCATACCCGTGGTTTCCGCACCGTTTGACGGAGTGGCGGAGTTGATCGGTTCCGGGCAAAGCGGCGTCATTGTGCCTGAAGTCACTCCCTGTGCCTTGGCTGCGGTGCTGGAGGATTTGGCGCAAGACCCGCAAATGCGACTCGCCCTGGGGTCTGCTGCCCGGGAAAGGGCATGGATGAGGTTTGGCTTCAACCGGGTGGACGAAGAGATTGCCGGGGTGTACCGGGCGGCCCTTAGGGGACGGGCAATCCTTTGA
- a CDS encoding DUF6625 family protein: MKHSICIASVYFGKLPVYHPFFIDSCSRNPSVDFVLIGDHWELIKSYLPENCRTIHLTLEEFNKLSTNMLGINIDLVNPYKLCDLKPALGNIFRSIFHEYDFWGYTDIDLILGNIRSFFTRELLDVYDVLFVRKEYATGSLFLIRNCGCCNYLYMNSPDYESVFADAHKYYDFDECAHEWQQLREGISIFDIKTNIVSFTQVVKKMEMEMQLRPYFKNIALEYIPRKQSAVFQNGRIYYNGKEYIIYHFVRNKMSSFFTFPHWNVIPTNYRITPYGVFEIGEQDSPLYVFFHRRSQIIPCWKKRLKRAVDLALQNQLFRHIKSYIQYRFANHT, encoded by the coding sequence ATGAAACACAGTATTTGTATAGCATCAGTCTACTTTGGAAAACTTCCTGTTTATCATCCATTTTTTATTGATAGCTGCTCAAGAAATCCGTCTGTTGATTTTGTTCTTATCGGCGATCACTGGGAATTGATAAAATCTTATCTTCCTGAAAATTGCCGAACAATTCACTTAACTCTTGAAGAATTCAACAAATTGTCGACCAATATGTTGGGAATTAATATAGATCTTGTGAACCCTTATAAGCTGTGCGACCTAAAACCTGCACTTGGTAATATTTTTCGAAGTATATTTCATGAGTACGATTTTTGGGGATATACTGATATAGATTTGATTTTGGGAAATATTCGTTCATTTTTTACAAGAGAACTATTAGATGTATATGATGTATTATTTGTAAGGAAAGAATATGCCACCGGTTCGTTATTTTTGATTAGAAATTGTGGGTGCTGCAATTATTTATATATGAATAGCCCAGACTACGAATCTGTATTTGCAGATGCACACAAATATTATGATTTTGATGAATGTGCCCATGAATGGCAACAATTACGAGAAGGAATATCAATATTTGATATCAAGACTAATATTGTGAGTTTTACTCAAGTCGTAAAAAAAATGGAAATGGAAATGCAACTTCGGCCTTATTTCAAAAATATTGCTTTAGAGTACATACCGCGCAAGCAGAGTGCAGTATTCCAGAATGGGCGCATTTATTACAATGGGAAGGAATATATTATATATCATTTCGTCAGAAACAAGATGAGCAGCTTTTTTACATTCCCACATTGGAATGTGATTCCTACAAACTATCGAATTACTCCTTATGGCGTTTTTGAGATCGGAGAGCAGGACTCACCATTATATGTTTTTTTTCACAGAAGAAGCCAAATTATACCATGCTGGAAAAAGCGACTAAAAAGAGCAGTTGATTTGGCTCTACAAAACCAACTGTTTAGACATATTAAATCATACATACAATATAGATTTGCCAATCATACATAG
- a CDS encoding O-antigen polymerase has translation MTIQYSLIFLTALVCLGAMIWVWIKYKETIHPVLIIGPLMFGAYAWTPFLGILEDAFPALIDSERLTIVLSVNLAFISAYFAGCLWQTKKIPRSAALSSFDEMLAFMRRLRPKVTKLAVFLAAFAHFGYWSGIIHSGGFLSAFGQAKGGGSTGVGYLDESMLAGFPAAIAFAASRSGRGKLARQLVCCALMMLPGLIQGTFGGRRGPLFLSLMTLMLCWFLIRGKQPTIKALAIATLVCSLAVLFWGSQRKHVYLGSTEGMEVDRFLESIQEERGSEGGTFTTGAALIVTSMESGKYNWGSRYLVTYFVRPIPRQFFEDKQQVYYWGTSGAPDAYDFLRVMGWEPLAGFATGFVADLFVEFSWGGLIVAFLYGALVGFVWRRARLLGGIWLMELCLAMMLSIYIPTQSVSAFLQRFLLMSGFCWIGWRLILQRDWRLWQSRLRLERQGRSVAPVPGLLR, from the coding sequence ATGACCATTCAGTACTCGTTGATCTTTCTTACGGCGTTGGTCTGTCTCGGGGCGATGATCTGGGTCTGGATCAAATACAAGGAGACCATTCACCCCGTTCTGATCATCGGGCCGCTGATGTTCGGAGCTTACGCCTGGACACCCTTCCTGGGCATACTGGAGGATGCCTTCCCCGCCTTGATCGACAGCGAGCGGCTGACAATCGTTCTGTCAGTGAATCTTGCCTTCATTTCCGCCTATTTTGCGGGATGCCTGTGGCAAACGAAAAAGATCCCGCGTAGCGCAGCCCTTTCATCTTTTGACGAGATGCTTGCCTTCATGCGCAGGCTGCGGCCGAAGGTCACCAAACTGGCCGTATTTTTAGCGGCCTTCGCCCACTTTGGCTATTGGTCCGGTATCATACACTCGGGCGGTTTCCTGTCGGCGTTTGGCCAGGCGAAAGGCGGCGGGAGCACCGGGGTGGGTTATCTGGACGAATCCATGCTGGCCGGATTTCCAGCGGCCATCGCTTTTGCTGCTTCACGGTCCGGCAGGGGCAAACTCGCACGCCAGTTGGTCTGTTGCGCGCTCATGATGCTTCCCGGTCTGATCCAGGGGACCTTCGGAGGGCGGCGTGGCCCTCTTTTCCTCTCTTTGATGACACTTATGTTGTGCTGGTTTCTCATCAGAGGCAAACAACCGACCATAAAAGCCCTTGCGATTGCCACACTGGTATGCAGCCTTGCGGTCTTGTTCTGGGGGTCACAACGAAAGCATGTTTACCTCGGCAGCACCGAGGGAATGGAAGTTGATCGTTTCCTGGAGTCGATCCAGGAAGAGCGTGGCAGCGAGGGCGGAACATTCACAACGGGGGCCGCTCTGATAGTGACGAGCATGGAAAGCGGCAAGTACAACTGGGGGAGCAGGTATCTTGTGACCTATTTCGTACGTCCGATCCCCAGGCAGTTTTTCGAGGATAAGCAGCAGGTTTACTATTGGGGCACCAGCGGTGCGCCCGATGCGTATGACTTCTTGAGGGTCATGGGCTGGGAGCCTCTCGCCGGTTTCGCGACGGGTTTTGTGGCCGACCTTTTTGTGGAATTCTCCTGGGGGGGCCTGATCGTCGCGTTCTTGTACGGAGCGCTGGTTGGGTTTGTTTGGCGCCGCGCCCGCCTGTTGGGGGGAATTTGGCTGATGGAACTCTGCCTGGCAATGATGCTGTCAATTTATATCCCCACTCAGAGCGTTTCGGCATTCTTACAGCGGTTCCTGCTGATGAGCGGGTTCTGCTGGATTGGGTGGCGGCTCATCCTGCAACGCGACTGGCGGCTTTGGCAATCAAGGCTGCGGCTCGAGCGGCAGGGCCGTAGCGTCGCCCCGGTACCGGGCCTCCTCAGGTGA
- a CDS encoding glycosyltransferase yields MKILHVVRGVNQSSGTTHAILPMAEEQARRGHEVWLYHVRKPPGVLEAAPDPTFVKTRVFDLSLPFDHPGFSTSFARAVSRDIGRFDVVHIQAVRNFATWWTMRCAAGAGVPYIVAPQGSYEDWNLGRRSVRNRLYDRFFEIPLLNRAARVHCLTPREVEQVRAMGVTAKCVVIPNGVLVDGALPGPGLEPNPKRNAYKKTDGLRRLLFLGRIHPKKGLDLLLPAFAQAAEKLLDLRLVIAGSDNGSGELVKTIAAAEALFPGLVDSSSARPTPASARRHGAAIREENRAPARIVFLGEVKGRAKEACFALADAFILPSYSEGLPVAVLEALAHGLPTIVTDGCNLPEIAREGAGVQADTTPDGVADAILRLFADSTALASCAQAARNLALERFSWPKIVDRLLAVYAALPIAHSFG; encoded by the coding sequence ATGAAAATCCTGCACGTCGTCAGGGGGGTGAACCAATCCTCGGGCACCACTCACGCCATTCTTCCCATGGCCGAGGAACAGGCGCGGCGAGGACACGAGGTGTGGCTCTATCACGTCCGCAAACCTCCCGGCGTGCTCGAGGCGGCTCCCGACCCCACATTTGTGAAGACCCGTGTCTTCGATCTGTCCCTTCCCTTCGACCACCCCGGATTCTCCACAAGCTTTGCCCGCGCGGTGTCGCGGGACATCGGCCGCTTCGACGTGGTTCACATCCAGGCCGTGCGGAATTTCGCGACCTGGTGGACCATGCGTTGCGCTGCCGGAGCGGGTGTCCCTTACATCGTCGCTCCCCAGGGGTCGTATGAAGACTGGAACCTGGGCCGACGGTCCGTGAGAAACCGTTTATATGACCGGTTCTTCGAAATCCCTCTCCTGAACCGCGCGGCGCGGGTCCATTGCCTGACCCCGCGCGAAGTTGAGCAGGTCCGGGCGATGGGGGTCACCGCGAAGTGCGTGGTCATTCCCAACGGCGTGCTCGTCGACGGAGCTCTGCCAGGGCCGGGACTGGAACCAAATCCCAAACGAAACGCTTACAAGAAAACGGACGGATTGCGGCGGCTCCTTTTCCTCGGTCGCATCCACCCCAAGAAGGGACTCGACCTGTTGCTGCCCGCCTTTGCGCAGGCGGCTGAAAAGCTGCTCGACCTGCGGCTGGTGATCGCGGGGTCCGACAACGGGAGCGGGGAACTCGTCAAGACGATCGCCGCCGCGGAAGCGCTCTTCCCCGGCCTGGTGGACTCCTCCTCTGCCCGGCCAACCCCGGCGTCCGCCCGCCGTCACGGTGCCGCGATCCGCGAGGAGAATCGTGCCCCGGCTCGTATCGTGTTTCTGGGAGAGGTGAAAGGCCGGGCGAAAGAAGCCTGCTTCGCCCTGGCCGACGCCTTCATCCTGCCTTCGTATTCCGAGGGATTGCCCGTGGCGGTGCTTGAGGCCCTCGCACACGGGTTGCCCACCATCGTGACCGACGGCTGCAACCTCCCCGAAATCGCCCGGGAAGGAGCCGGAGTGCAGGCCGATACCACGCCCGACGGCGTGGCGGATGCAATTTTGAGGCTGTTCGCGGATTCAACCGCGCTGGCTTCCTGTGCCCAAGCCGCACGAAACCTTGCGCTGGAACGCTTCTCCTGGCCGAAGATCGTTGACCGCCTGCTTGCGGTCTACGCGGCTCTGCCAATAGCTCATTCATTTGGTTGA
- a CDS encoding methyltransferase domain-containing protein: MVRTFTALVFRTLYRMATIGLAKGPHVSRYTMYARLGAHRRERRPGERALAVSGSEDLARLLGFGPEQITDASYPECNILGLPFEDDRFEAVVSDQVVEHVEGDPFAAVAESFRVVKPGGLVVHTSCFMTPVHGSPGDFWRFTPEGLALLVKPFGDIIEADAWGNPLVLLYGFLGLRREPVPHAAWHPAHRIAAWNVRSWPMSTWVVARKHDPLGQATASNA; encoded by the coding sequence ATGGTTAGGACGTTCACTGCCTTGGTTTTTCGCACACTGTACAGGATGGCGACCATTGGTCTGGCCAAAGGGCCGCACGTCAGCCGGTACACCATGTACGCAAGGCTGGGAGCGCATCGGCGCGAGAGGAGACCGGGCGAGCGGGCGCTCGCGGTCAGCGGATCGGAGGATCTGGCCCGGCTGCTGGGTTTCGGCCCGGAACAGATCACCGATGCGTCGTACCCGGAATGCAATATCCTCGGTCTGCCGTTCGAGGACGATCGGTTCGAGGCGGTCGTGAGCGACCAGGTTGTCGAGCACGTCGAAGGAGACCCTTTCGCGGCGGTGGCGGAGAGTTTCCGCGTCGTGAAACCGGGAGGGCTGGTGGTGCACACTTCCTGTTTCATGACCCCGGTTCACGGGTCGCCGGGCGATTTCTGGCGGTTTACGCCCGAAGGGCTGGCGCTGCTGGTCAAACCGTTCGGAGACATCATCGAGGCGGACGCATGGGGAAACCCGTTGGTGCTTCTCTACGGCTTTCTCGGGCTGCGACGCGAACCCGTGCCCCATGCCGCCTGGCACCCGGCGCACCGGATCGCCGCCTGGAACGTGCGGTCCTGGCCCATGAGCACCTGGGTGGTGGCGAGAAAACACGATCCGCTCGGACAGGCAACGGCATCGAATGCGTAG
- a CDS encoding glycosyltransferase — translation MRSIAVLWMRFGPYHLARLRGAAERAARDGAVVHGIEVAGMDHYGWRRTDGAADFARHCLFPDRHYDELSAGAIARAVGLELDKLQPDGVGINGWSVPEARAALAWCRKNGRRAVAFSESLPGKPRPPVWKEWVKSWIVRRFDAALVGGAPHREYVVKLGMPAERVFQGYDVVDNDYFRAAAQAVRTSTPTRKGGMPKARNPSPGTETVVSRATVDQGERGMPAPSPVHLPHAGDGPLYFYANTRLIARKNIDGLLRAYASYRREFADPWDLVVTGSGEEEPRLRALCSELALDEHVRWPGFVQYEELPRYYGPAGAFVHPARSEPWGLVVNEACASGLPVLVSRTVGAGFELVEEGLNGFLFDPFDVGAICAALVRMSEMTPGERADMGGQSWEIVSRWGPSRFGEALWAAMTA, via the coding sequence ATGCGTAGCATCGCGGTCCTCTGGATGCGCTTTGGTCCCTACCATCTCGCTCGCCTGCGAGGAGCGGCCGAACGTGCCGCGCGGGACGGCGCGGTCGTGCACGGCATCGAAGTGGCGGGCATGGACCACTACGGGTGGCGGCGGACGGATGGAGCCGCCGACTTTGCCCGGCACTGCCTCTTTCCGGACCGGCACTACGACGAACTGTCCGCCGGCGCGATCGCCCGGGCCGTGGGTCTGGAACTGGATAAGCTCCAGCCGGACGGCGTGGGCATCAACGGGTGGAGCGTCCCGGAAGCGCGGGCGGCGCTTGCGTGGTGTCGAAAGAACGGCAGGAGGGCGGTGGCCTTCTCGGAATCCCTGCCGGGAAAGCCTCGGCCTCCTGTCTGGAAAGAATGGGTGAAATCCTGGATCGTGAGACGCTTCGACGCGGCGCTCGTCGGCGGGGCGCCTCACCGGGAATACGTCGTGAAGCTCGGCATGCCTGCCGAACGCGTGTTTCAAGGGTATGACGTCGTCGACAACGATTATTTCCGCGCGGCAGCGCAAGCGGTTCGCACATCGACGCCCACACGGAAGGGCGGCATGCCGAAAGCGCGGAATCCTTCCCCCGGGACCGAAACGGTCGTGTCCCGTGCAACCGTCGATCAAGGAGAGCGCGGCATGCCCGCGCCCTCTCCCGTGCATTTGCCTCATGCCGGGGACGGCCCGCTCTATTTCTATGCAAACACGCGCCTCATCGCGCGCAAGAACATCGACGGACTGCTGCGGGCTTACGCATCGTACCGAAGAGAGTTCGCCGATCCCTGGGACCTCGTGGTGACGGGAAGCGGCGAGGAAGAACCCCGGCTCAGGGCGCTCTGCTCGGAGCTCGCCCTGGACGAGCACGTGCGGTGGCCGGGTTTCGTCCAGTACGAGGAGCTGCCTCGATATTACGGGCCGGCGGGAGCGTTTGTCCACCCGGCCAGGTCGGAGCCCTGGGGGCTCGTGGTGAACGAAGCCTGTGCCAGTGGGCTGCCCGTGCTCGTGTCGCGGACGGTGGGCGCGGGTTTCGAGCTGGTTGAGGAAGGACTCAACGGTTTTCTGTTCGATCCCTTCGACGTCGGGGCCATCTGCGCGGCGCTGGTGAGAATGAGCGAAATGACGCCGGGCGAGCGCGCGGACATGGGCGGGCAATCGTGGGAGATCGTCTCCCGGTGGGGCCCGTCCCGTTTCGGAGAGGCCTTATGGGCCGCAATGACCGCATGA
- a CDS encoding glycosyltransferase codes for MTLREQRFSPCMAPPFSPDYRDCRLWSFTLMAEIDVSVIIVACNRPPELERALRSSFAQTGVSFEVFVFDNSTDGRVAALISEKYPDVIYMKAPSNTGPCVARNRCAEHAAGEVLVFLDDDAFFTDNTTLKKVSCAIRAAEDIGGLAMTFVEPFNPRNKLDSPLAGRVPPEGMKSFVACAAAVRKSAFCEAGSFRTALLIDGEERDLCVRLLLKGYRIGYVAVGPIVHSKSPIRDTGSRGVHAIANQILFDYWYLPGPLVLPSILRHAWKLLVYRFSWESIPPRLEGIARGIAGCLRFRDLRMPMTFTQWRSYINLPPHGAEPIPMYPAALEGHGSIADMSYVCTSNP; via the coding sequence ATGACTTTGAGAGAACAGCGCTTTTCTCCCTGCATGGCCCCCCCGTTCAGCCCGGATTATCGGGATTGCCGGCTCTGGAGCTTCACTCTGATGGCAGAAATTGACGTCAGCGTTATCATCGTTGCGTGCAATCGACCCCCGGAATTAGAACGAGCATTGCGGTCATCGTTCGCCCAGACGGGGGTCAGTTTCGAGGTTTTCGTATTCGATAACAGCACGGATGGCCGTGTCGCTGCGTTGATTTCCGAAAAATATCCCGATGTAATCTACATGAAAGCACCATCGAACACGGGACCGTGCGTTGCGCGTAATCGTTGCGCCGAGCATGCGGCGGGCGAAGTCCTGGTTTTCCTGGACGACGATGCGTTCTTTACCGATAACACCACCCTCAAGAAGGTATCCTGTGCAATAAGGGCGGCCGAGGATATTGGAGGCCTGGCGATGACCTTTGTCGAGCCTTTCAATCCGCGGAATAAGCTCGACAGTCCCTTGGCCGGGCGGGTTCCGCCCGAGGGAATGAAATCGTTCGTGGCGTGTGCCGCAGCCGTGCGGAAATCCGCTTTTTGTGAGGCTGGAAGCTTTCGTACCGCATTGCTCATCGACGGTGAAGAGCGCGACCTCTGCGTTCGGCTTCTGCTGAAAGGGTATCGGATCGGGTACGTCGCCGTTGGGCCGATTGTCCACTCCAAGAGTCCCATTCGAGACACTGGGAGCAGGGGTGTCCACGCAATAGCCAACCAGATACTGTTTGACTACTGGTATCTTCCCGGCCCGCTCGTCTTGCCGTCGATTCTCCGTCATGCGTGGAAGCTTCTGGTTTACCGGTTCTCCTGGGAGAGCATCCCTCCGAGATTGGAGGGAATCGCGCGAGGCATCGCTGGGTGCCTGCGCTTCCGTGACCTCCGCATGCCGATGACCTTTACACAGTGGCGCTCTTATATCAATCTTCCCCCTCACGGCGCCGAGCCCATCCCCATGTATCCAGCCGCCCTGGAAGGTCATGGAAGCATCGCAGATATGAGCTATGTGTGCACCTCGAATCCCTGA
- a CDS encoding FkbM family methyltransferase has protein sequence MKSWKYPESTMNLLDLAIEAHLARMAISDFVFVQIGANNGVDEDPLRKHILRWNLKGILVEPLPDIYEELIQNYKDQAQLHFENAAVAGHDGKISMWRHETHDTLRLKALSKTASLHREIAFKRLNTNPQFGDYLREIVVTSISLSSLFAKYGISRLSLLFIDAEGYDWKIVREALSIGIKPSIIYFEHLNLEQGEKIESRTRLLQNGYQYTEDSKDTLAVRKVIEGS, from the coding sequence ATGAAATCCTGGAAATATCCTGAATCCACCATGAATTTATTAGATCTGGCAATCGAAGCCCATCTTGCACGCATGGCTATTTCCGACTTTGTCTTCGTTCAAATAGGTGCCAACAATGGAGTAGATGAAGATCCTTTAAGGAAACATATTCTTAGATGGAACTTAAAAGGTATTCTTGTGGAACCACTTCCTGATATTTATGAAGAATTGATTCAAAATTATAAGGATCAAGCTCAATTGCACTTCGAAAATGCCGCAGTCGCCGGTCACGATGGGAAAATTTCCATGTGGAGACATGAAACCCATGATACATTAAGACTCAAAGCACTGAGTAAGACGGCCTCTCTCCATCGAGAAATAGCATTTAAGCGACTTAATACTAATCCACAATTCGGGGATTATTTGCGGGAAATAGTTGTAACTTCTATTTCACTTTCATCTCTCTTTGCCAAGTATGGGATATCAAGACTTTCTTTGTTATTTATTGATGCAGAAGGCTATGATTGGAAAATCGTGCGAGAAGCACTTAGCATCGGAATCAAGCCAAGTATTATTTATTTTGAGCATTTGAATTTAGAGCAAGGTGAAAAAATTGAAAGCCGTACCAGACTACTACAAAACGGATATCAATATACTGAGGATAGCAAAGATACTCTCGCCGTAAGAAAAGTGATTGAAGGTTCATGA